The bacterium genome has a segment encoding these proteins:
- a CDS encoding VUT family protein: MNNRRTAFYILLYIGAIVPANLLVTWLGPRATIPTAFLFIGLDLTSRDHLHEVWRRRHLFLKMAALVFAGSLLSWLINRRAGPVAIASLTAFAAAGAVDAFTYHFLHRYSRWIKVNGSNILSAAADSLIFPTVAFGSLLPWIILGQFTAKVLGGFIWMLLLDRRHKIIQS, from the coding sequence ATGAACAACCGCAGAACTGCTTTTTATATCCTATTGTACATCGGCGCCATTGTGCCGGCCAATCTGTTGGTGACCTGGTTGGGCCCGCGTGCGACCATCCCAACCGCTTTTCTGTTTATCGGATTGGACCTGACCAGCAGGGATCATCTGCACGAAGTCTGGCGCCGCCGCCACCTTTTTCTGAAAATGGCAGCGCTGGTTTTCGCAGGCAGCCTGCTCTCCTGGCTGATCAACCGTCGCGCCGGACCCGTGGCCATAGCCTCGCTGACCGCTTTCGCCGCTGCCGGCGCTGTCGATGCTTTCACCTATCATTTTCTCCACCGCTATTCCCGCTGGATCAAGGTCAATGGATCCAACATCCTTTCTGCAGCGGCGGACAGCCTGATCTTTCCCACCGTGGCCTTCGGCAGCCTCCTGCCATGGATCATCCTCGGTCAATTCACCGCCAAGGTCCTGGGCGGCTTTATTTGGATGCTGCTGCTTGACCGCAGACATAAAATCATTCAGAGTTGA
- a CDS encoding trypsin-like peptidase domain-containing protein, with the protein MKKAIFLTAFVLLSCQGRIYRTVYPLLNDGKYDSEFPYKNCSQEIKEICDMTVKIYCTTRYKIHYFDRSDKMTRRDIQERGLLHCKSTSFSENPIAGSGLVISSNSQSVLVLTCSHVVYHSDSLFTYYNEDEKNRLRYIRTAAVKTEERLLAAGFPEDGVLHLLAHDPQADIALIGRTWNKPLNRVINDFRYPLGRGAELEWGSFVYLIGYPQGQLMVTKAIVSQPNRDGHGGFLIDSNFNRGFSGGIILAIRDGVPNFEMVGMGSSTSGAPEAILTPSPDAEYGMQVPYDGQPYAVSINRINYGITFVVPSEAILEFLNKQRIFFKGTAYEANLAAAFQQHTSAAAP; encoded by the coding sequence ATGAAAAAAGCGATCTTTTTAACGGCCTTTGTTCTACTCTCCTGCCAAGGACGGATTTATCGCACCGTCTATCCGCTGCTCAACGACGGCAAATACGACAGTGAATTTCCCTACAAAAACTGCTCCCAGGAGATCAAAGAGATCTGCGACATGACCGTTAAAATCTATTGCACCACCCGATACAAAATCCACTATTTCGACCGCAGCGATAAAATGACCCGGCGCGACATCCAGGAGCGCGGACTGCTCCACTGCAAGTCCACCAGCTTTAGCGAAAACCCGATCGCCGGCAGCGGCCTGGTGATCTCCTCCAACTCCCAATCGGTGTTGGTGCTCACCTGCAGCCATGTGGTCTATCACAGCGATTCCCTTTTCACCTATTATAACGAGGACGAAAAAAACCGGCTTCGCTACATACGAACGGCGGCGGTTAAAACCGAAGAACGCCTTCTCGCCGCCGGATTCCCCGAGGACGGCGTGCTGCATCTGTTGGCCCATGATCCCCAGGCCGACATCGCTCTGATCGGCAGAACCTGGAACAAACCCCTGAATAGGGTGATCAACGATTTTCGTTATCCTCTCGGCAGAGGCGCAGAGTTGGAGTGGGGCAGCTTTGTCTATCTTATCGGCTATCCTCAGGGGCAGCTGATGGTCACTAAGGCCATCGTCAGCCAGCCGAACCGCGACGGCCATGGCGGCTTTCTCATCGACAGCAATTTCAATCGCGGATTCAGCGGCGGCATCATCCTCGCCATCCGCGACGGCGTTCCCAATTTCGAAATGGTCGGCATGGGCAGTTCCACCTCCGGTGCACCAGAAGCCATTCTCACACCCTCGCCGGATGCAGAGTATGGTATGCAGGTCCCCTATGACGGCCAGCCCTACGCCGTCTCGATCAACCGCATCAATTATGGCATCACTTTCGTCGTGCCCTCTGAAGCGATCCTGGAATTTCTCAATAAACAACGTATATTTTTTAAAGGCACGGCCTATGAGGCCAACTTGGCAGCGGCCTTTCAGCAACATACATCCGCGGCCGCTCCATGA
- a CDS encoding bifunctional response regulator/alkaline phosphatase family protein, giving the protein MAEDKGHILWVDDEIELLKPHVLFLEEKGYRITTVTNAEDAIELSKQQEFDLLLLDEMLNGMDGLTALNEIQTLRPALPVIMVTKNEEERLMEEAIGARIVDYLTKPVNPSQILLVCKKVLQRKQIAGERISRDYSSEFSQIAGRILGAMEWKDWVDVHLTLCAYDLELDQHPDLGLKHTLYDQKRDCNTEFGRYIEKNYSRWLFSDERPPMSVDVFANYVKPHIDQGHRAILLVIDNMRLDQWLVLEPLLRDYFRINRDYYFSILPTATPYARNAIFSGLFPADIEKQIPDLWQNSDENDDMSCNRFESQLMERQLRRLQIELKPSPKYVKILDIQEARSMAKRIQEYANTPFSSIVLNFVDILAHTRSSSDLIKEMIPNEAAFRSMTRSWFEHSHIFQALRQLAEMGNRVVITSDHGSIRGLRGAKVIGDRETSTSLRYKFGRNIKADAKHAVIVKDPKSFRLPTRGINSNYLIAKEDYYFVYPTNYHYYLNYYADSFQHGGISMEEMILPLITLEPK; this is encoded by the coding sequence CTGGCTGAGGATAAAGGACATATTTTGTGGGTGGATGACGAAATCGAGCTGCTCAAACCCCATGTGCTTTTCCTGGAAGAAAAGGGATACCGTATAACCACCGTGACCAACGCCGAGGACGCCATTGAGCTGTCCAAACAGCAAGAGTTCGACCTGCTGCTGTTGGATGAGATGCTCAACGGCATGGACGGTCTGACCGCTCTCAACGAAATCCAGACACTCCGTCCCGCTCTGCCGGTCATCATGGTCACGAAAAACGAAGAAGAGCGGTTGATGGAAGAGGCCATCGGCGCCCGGATCGTCGATTATCTGACCAAACCGGTAAACCCCAGCCAGATTCTGCTGGTCTGTAAAAAAGTGTTGCAGCGTAAACAGATCGCCGGAGAACGCATTTCGCGGGACTATTCCTCCGAGTTCTCCCAAATCGCGGGCCGGATTCTAGGCGCCATGGAGTGGAAAGATTGGGTTGATGTGCATCTCACATTGTGTGCGTATGATCTCGAATTAGACCAGCATCCGGACCTGGGCTTGAAACATACTCTCTACGATCAGAAACGGGATTGCAACACCGAGTTCGGCCGCTATATCGAAAAAAACTACAGCCGATGGTTATTCAGCGATGAGCGGCCGCCGATGTCGGTGGACGTTTTTGCCAACTATGTCAAGCCGCACATCGACCAAGGCCATCGCGCCATTCTGCTGGTGATCGACAACATGCGACTGGACCAATGGCTGGTCCTGGAACCGCTGCTGCGCGACTATTTCCGCATCAACCGGGATTATTATTTTTCCATACTGCCGACCGCCACGCCTTATGCCCGCAATGCGATCTTTAGCGGCCTGTTTCCGGCGGACATCGAAAAACAGATTCCGGATCTTTGGCAGAACAGCGACGAGAACGACGACATGAGCTGCAACCGTTTTGAGAGCCAGCTCATGGAACGGCAGCTGCGGCGGCTGCAGATCGAGCTCAAACCGTCGCCCAAGTACGTCAAGATTCTCGACATTCAGGAAGCGCGCTCCATGGCCAAGCGCATTCAGGAATATGCGAACACGCCCTTTTCCTCTATTGTGCTGAATTTCGTCGACATCCTCGCCCACACGCGCAGCTCGTCGGATCTGATCAAAGAGATGATTCCCAATGAAGCGGCCTTTCGATCCATGACCCGTTCTTGGTTTGAACATTCTCACATCTTTCAGGCGTTGCGGCAATTGGCGGAGATGGGCAACCGTGTGGTGATCACTTCGGATCACGGCAGCATCCGCGGGTTGCGCGGGGCCAAGGTGATCGGCGATCGAGAAACCTCCACCAGCCTCCGTTATAAATTCGGCCGCAACATCAAAGCGGATGCCAAGCACGCAGTCATCGTTAAAGATCCTAAATCCTTCCGTCTGCCGACGCGCGGGATCAACAGCAATTATCTGATCGCCAAAGAGGATTACTATTTTGTCTATCCGACCAACTATCACTATTATCTCAATTATTACGCGGATAGTTTTCAACACGGCGGCATTTCCATGGAGGAGATGATCCTGCCGCTGATCACGCTGGAGCCCAAATAA
- the tsaE gene encoding tRNA (adenosine(37)-N6)-threonylcarbamoyltransferase complex ATPase subunit type 1 TsaE: MNETVHISGTNYDLVHRAISQSVEQTVHFAAAWATTLQCGDTVAFYGGLGSGKTTFIRGIVAGLNSKDPVSSPTFTLVNEYTGRCPIYHVDLYRIDSTAALRDVGLEDYINAETICLVEWPEIAASFLPAGHRAVRLSMDFAQMGPEARLIEVLQQHDSRD; this comes from the coding sequence ATGAATGAAACAGTCCACATCAGCGGGACGAATTATGACCTCGTGCACCGGGCCATCAGCCAAAGCGTGGAACAGACCGTACATTTTGCAGCGGCATGGGCGACCACGCTGCAGTGCGGCGACACCGTGGCCTTTTACGGCGGCCTGGGCAGTGGAAAAACCACGTTTATCCGGGGAATAGTGGCCGGGTTGAACAGTAAAGATCCAGTCAGCAGCCCCACTTTTACTCTTGTCAATGAATACACCGGCCGATGCCCTATCTATCACGTGGACCTGTATCGCATCGACTCGACCGCTGCATTAAGGGACGTGGGACTGGAGGACTATATCAACGCAGAGACCATCTGCCTGGTGGAATGGCCCGAGATCGCCGCCTCCTTCCTCCCTGCCGGCCATCGCGCAGTGCGCCTGTCTATGGATTTTGCTCAAATGGGGCCTGAAGCCAGACTGATCGAGGTGCTGCAGCAGCATGA